ATAGCACCTCTGGGGGCACCTATAGCACCCCTGGGGGCACCTATAGCCTTCCTTAGGTGCCTGTAGCACCGACAGGGGACCCTATAGCACCCCTGAGGGTCCCTATAGCACCCCTAAGGGCAACTATGGCCTTCCTGAGGTGCCTAGAGCACCTCTGCGGGGACCCTATAGCATTCCCATGGGTACCTACAGCACCCGTGAGAGCACCTATAGCTTACCTGAGGGCCCTAGAGCACTCCCAGGGACCACTATAGCACCCCTGGGGGCACCTATAGCCTGCCTAAGGGCCCTAGAGCACCCCTGGGGACCACTATAGCACCCCTGGGGGCACCTATAGCACCCCTGGGGGCACCTATAGCCTTCCTTAGGTGCCTGTAGTACCCACAGGGGACCCTATAGCACCCCTGAGGGTCCCCATAGCACCCTTGAGGGCACCGATAGCCTTCCTGAGGTGCCTATAGCACCCCTGGGGGGACCCTACAGCATTCCCGTGGGTACCTATAGCACCCCTGAGAGCACCTATAGCCTGCCTGAGGGCCCTAGAGCACCCCCAGGGACCACTATAGCACCCCTAGGGGCACCTATAGCATCCCTAAGGGCCCTATAGCACCCCTGGGGGCACCTATAACACCCCGGGGTCCCTTCTAGCACCCCTTTAACACCCTTAAATGCACCTATAGCCCCCCCTAAACCCCTTGTAGCACCCAAACGATGCCCTGGAGCACCCCAAAAACTCCCCGGAGCACCCCGAggactcccccctcccccccccccagcaccccgaggaccccctcccccagcacccatgggtgctcacgGGCGTCGACGTTGTCCAGGGCGTTGGCGACACCGTCCAGGGCCTCGAAGAAATCGTCGTCGTAGACGCGCTCGGTGTCGGGGCCCACGCGGTCGGGGCGGCTGCTCACCCGCAGCGCCGGGTTCATCTCctgcaccgccgccgccgcccgctccgacTTCAGTTTCTGGGGGGAGGACGGGACACACCCAGtaaggccccgccccctccggaCACGCCCCCttaagccccgccccctccgcccctCTTCCAATCCAGCGAAAGTTCAAGACAACTTTACCATTGACGTTGACCAACTCAATGGCAGCATCTTCATAGCGGTTCCCCCCATAGACTCCGCCCCCTTGAGCTCTACAGCCATTGGCTCCTCCCACTTAAGCCCCACCCCATGTGGACACGCCCCCCTTAagccccacccccttcccccctcttccAATCCAAGGAAAGCTCACGGAACCTTGAGCGTTGACGTCGGCCAACTCAATGGTGGCATCTTAATGACGGCTCCCCCCAGAGACTCTGACCCCCGGACTCCGCCCACTCGTCCTCTACATCCATAGGCTCCTCCCATTTAAGCCCCGCCCCATCTGGACACGCCCCATTAagtcccaccccctcccccccgcttCCAATCCAGCGAAAGATCAAGATGACTTGACCGTTGACGTTGGCCAACTCAATGGCAGCATCTTCATGGCGGTTCCCTCCATAGACTCCGCCCCCTTGACCTCTACAGCCATTGGCTCCTCCCACTTAAGCCCCACCCCCACCTGTACACGCCCCCTTAAGCCCCGCTCCATTTTCCCTCTTCCAATCCCAAGGAAAGCTCAAGGAACGTTGACCACTGACGTTGGCCAACTCAATGGGGGCATCTTGATGGTGGTTCCCCTCCATAGACTCCGCCCCCAAGACGCTGCCCCTCGAGGCTCCGCCCACTCATTCCCCACCCCCATTGGCTCCTCCCCctcaagccccccccccccccatttaggCCCCTCCCACTCCCACGCGACCTGCTGGTTGATGGTGGTCAACTCAACGTTGACCATCTCCACGCTGGTTTCGTGCCTGGTaggccccgccccctgcccctcGAGGCCCTGCCCACTCATCCCTCCCCCATTGGCTCCTCCCGCTCAAGCCCCACCCATTTAGACCCACCCATTTAGGCCCCTCCCACTCCCACACCAACACAACTTGATCGTGGCCAACTCAAGGTTGACCATCTCCACGGTTGCCCCATGCCTGGGAGGACGTCGtgtccgtccccccgcccccgcgacCCTGCCCCTCGAGGCTCCACCCCCTCGTTGTCCACCCCCCATTGGCTCCTCCCCCTCAAGCCCCACCCCCTTACCGTGACATCCCAGGGCCGGAAGAGGAACTGGCGGTTGAGGTTGGACTTCTCGATGGTGTCCATGTCGGTGACGGTGACGCAGCCCTCGGGGCCGCAGCCCAGTCCCACCATGGCAAAGTTCTTCAGCAGCTCGCAGCCGATGGCCCCCGCCCCCACCTGCACGCAGGGACACgtggggacacgtggggacactTGAGGGACACATGAGGACACgtggggacacgtggggacacgtggggacacaGCCCAAGGTGGCCCAGGAGGGTTGGGGACATGTGGGTGGGAACAAGGTGGTGATAAAGGGACAGCTGGGGACACTCCGGGACATGTGGGGACACTTAGGGACACAGCCCGAGGTGGCCACCAAGGCTTGGGGACACGCAGATGGGAGAGGAGAAGACCAGGCAGGACCCACGAGGACACgaggggacacttggggacacgTGGAGGACAGTTCGGGACACTGACCACGAAGTACTTCTGGGCGCCCAGCTTGGCCTGGAGGTCGGCCCCGAAGACGGCAATCTGCCCGTCGTAGCGACTGTTGCGCTGGGGACAACGCGAAGCGTCACCCATGggtgccaccccccgcccccccccgaaGGTGGCCAAGTTCCTTAAGGTCACCCATGGGTGAGCAACAGCCACCGCAAACCCCATGGAGAAGccacccacgggtgtccccaaGAAGGTGGGCGAGCCAACTCAAGGaggtggcacccatgggtgccccacGGTGGATGGCAACCACGAGATGACACCCCAACCATGGGGTTCCACGAGAAGATGGCCAACTTCTTGGTGCCCTCTCACCCATCGGTGCCCCACGGCCAACACCCACCCATGGGTGGCCCACCTAAAAGGGGTGTCCCCAAGGACGGTGACCATTCGCGAGTGCCCCCAGGGAGATGCCCAACCCCATGGGTGTCCTCAAGAAGGtgcccacccatgggtgctcaccCCATGGAGATGCCCACCCATGGGTGTCCCCAAGTTGGCCAACCCATGGGTGATGTCAAGAACACGCCCAACCCATGGGTGATCTCCAGATGTCCTCTGACCAATCCTCACTGGAAGGAGACCCCACTCATGGGtgcccccacccatgggtgctcaccCCATGGAGATGCCCACCCATGAATGGCCCCAAGGTGGTCAACCCATAGGTGACGTCAAGTTGGGCAAGCCATGGGTGCCATCAAGAACACGCCCAACCCACGGGCGATCTCCAGATGTCCTCTGACGAATCCTCACTGGAAGGAGaccccacccatgggtgcccccaccccgcccacccccacccatgggtgccccacCCCAAGGAGATGCCCACCCACGGGTGTCCCGAGGGTGGCCAACCCATGGGTGCCATCGAGAACACACCCAACCCACGGGTGATCCAGATGTCCTCCGACCAATCCTCACCGGAAGGAGaccccacccatgggtgcccccaccccgcccacccccacccatgggtgctcaccGGGCGACACTGTTCCTCGGTGAGAACCGTCTCCTTGTTGTCCTCAGGGAGACACTCCAAGGCGTCGAAGTAGAGCCATTGGGTGATGGGCGTGAACTTCCCCGACACCGCCTGCGGCACCCACCTCGTCAGGGGAGCCAGGTGGCCCTGAGGGGATCCCAGGTGGCCCAGAGGTGAcccagggagggggggacacgcgCGGGCCCATTACCTTCATGACCTCCTGGGCTGCCAGCCCCCCGATGAAGGCGTTGACGGGTGCCAGGTCACCGGTGGCCTGGAAGGCCAGTTCCCGCAGCAGGTCCTCGTCCAGTTGGGCCCCCGGGGCCACCTCACGGGTCAAGGCCACCACCTCGGCCGCGtcaccctggggggggggacgcaTCCAAGGGTCAGGGACATCAgtggggacaccagggaggggagaaaggtgGGGCCACAAGGAGCCTGGTGGTGACAGCTGGTGGCCTCCGTGTCCCCAACGTCCTCAACGTCCCCAACATCTGCGATGTCCCCAACGTCCCAACTGGTGGTGGGGCCGTGGTGGCCCACCATGTTGGTGTAGGACCTGGTGGCctccatgtccccagtgtccccaaagGGTGGTGCGGCCATGGTGGGTAGCCACGTTGGTGCAGGACCTGGTGGCCCCCATGTCCCCAAGACCCTTgatgtccccaaggtccccaacTGGTGGTCACGCCATGGTGGGCCACCATATTGGTGTAGGACCTGGTGGCCgccatgtccccaatgtcccccgtgtccccaacacCCTtgatgtccccaatgtccccaaagGGTGGTCATGCCAGAGTGGGCCACCACACTGGTGGAGGACCTGGTGGCCACCATGTTCCCaacgtcccccgtgtccccaacacCCTTAATGTCCCAAACGTCCCCAAAAGGTGGTCATGCCACGGTGGGCCACCACGTTGGTGGAGAACCTAGTGGCCTCCATGTCCCTGACGTCCCCAAAGGGTGGTCATACCATGGTGGGCTACCATGTTGGAGAACCTGGTGGCCtccatgtccccaatgtccccaaagGGTGGTCATGCCACGGTGGGCCACCACGTTGGTGGAGGACCTGGTGGCCTCCATGTTCCCaatgtcccccgtgtccccaacacCCTTAATGTCCCCAACGTCCCCAAAGGGTGGTCATGCCACGGTGGGCCACCACGTTGGTGGAGGACCTCGTGGCCTCCATGTCCCCAACGTCCACTGTGTCCCCAACGTCTTTGATGTCCCCATCGTCCTTGATGTCCCCAACACCCTTGATGTCCCCAAAGGGTGGTCGTGCCAATGGTGGGCCACCATGGTGGTGCAGGACCTGGTGGCCTCCGTGTCCCCAAGGCCCtcgatgtccccagtgtccccacctGGTGgcgcggccgcggcgggcggccaTGTTGGCGGATGAAGCGGTGCAGGGCCTGCCAGCCCCAGTGCATGATGGGAGGTCTCTCCGCCTTCCCGAAATCCGTCATCATCAGCTCCGGTTCCACCAGCGCCTCCCGCAGGCGTTTCTGGGGATGCAAGCGACcacccagtgcctcccagttcaCCCCAGCGaccccccagtgcctcccagttcaCCCCAGCGACCGCCCCAGTATCCATCCTAaacccctcccagtgccccccagcatCTCCAAGTGCTTCCCAATGATGTCCCACCACCCCCCAGGACCTCCCAGTatctcccagtgtcccccagtccCACCACTGGCCCACCAgcaccctcccagtgccccccaatcccctcccagtgcctcccaatGACCTCCCATCATCCTCCCAGTCCCACCCAGTATAcccccatcccttcccagtgccctCCAGTCCATCCCAATCCACCCCGAGTCCATCCCAGCGCCCATCAGTctgcccccagtccctcccagtgcccctcagcgcctcccagtgctccccagtctgcccccagtccctcccagtgccccccagtccctcccaacccgaccccagtccctcccagtgccccccagtcccctcccagtgccactCACGAAGCAGATGTGCTTGGGCATCTTGACCTGGGTGACGATCCCCCCCCGCACGTAGTCCCCGAACCCACTGGTGTCCCCGATGCTGAAGGTGTagggccctggggggggggggggacacggggacactgtCACCGAGAGACCCCGGTGTTCGGGGCACCCTATAGAGGAGACCCAGGGATCCGGGGCACCCTATAGAGGGGACCCAGACATGGGGGGCACCCTATAGAAGGGACCCAGGCATGGGGGGGGCACCCTATAGGATGCACCCAGACATGGGGGGGGCACCCTATAGGATGCACCCAGACATCTGGAGCACCCTATAGAAGGGACCAAGGCGTCCGCTGCACCCTATAgaagggacccaggcatccagggggCACCCTATAGAAGGCACACAAGCATCTGCAGCCCCCTATAGAAGGGAGCCAGGCATCCGGGGCACCCTATAGAGGGGACCCCAGGCATCTGGGGCACCCtatagaggggacccaggtgtccactGCACCCTATAGAGGGGACCCCAGGCGTCCACTGCACCCTATAGAAGGCACACAAGCATCTGCAGCCCCCTATAGAAGGGAGCCAGGCATCCGCGGCACCTTATAGAGGGGACCCCAGGCATCCGGGGCACCCTATAGAGGGGACCCCAGGCATCCAGGGGGCACCCTATAGAAGGCACATAAGCATCTGCAGCCCCCTATAGAAGGGAGCCACGCATCCGCGGCACCTTATAGAGGGGACCCCAGGCACCCGGGGCACCCTATAGAGGGGACCCCAGGCACCCAGGGCACCCTATAgcggggacccaggcgtccggtgCACCCTATAGAAGTGACCCCAGGCACCCGGGGCACCCCATAGAGGGGACCCCAGGCACCCAGGGCACCCTATAGTGGGGACCCCAGGCGTCCGGGGCACCCCATAGAGGGGACCCCAGGCACCCGGGGCACCCTATAGGAGGCACCCAGACCCCTAAAAGCCCCTATAGAAAGACCCCAGCCGTCCCAAACACCCTACAGAAAAGCCCTAAACACCCTATAGAAGGGAGCCAGGGTCCCCTCTAGAAGGCACCCGGATCACCCCACAGAAGGGACCCagccccccaaacaccccccccccccgttagAAAACCCTTAGATGTCCCCAACGCCCCCCAGAAGGGACTCCAGGCACCCAAGGTCCCCTCTAGAAGGCACCCAGGTGTCCGTGACCCCCCTATAGATGGCAGCCGGGTGTCCACGGCGCCCTATAGGAGGGAGCCAGGACTGACCGAGGACGCGGATCTCCACGGGGCCGCAGCTGTTGAGCTCCTCCATGCCTTCCACCTCGGTGAAGGTGACGAAATCCCCCGTCTCGAAGCCGTGCCGCGCTTCGTCCAGGCACGTCACCTCCCCCGGGCACCCCTGGgttgtggggggggacacacacacacaaaaaacaggGTGCCGAGGTGGGGGTCTAGAGATctgggagacacccccccccgcccgccaaccacgcagaggggacagggggggTGTCCCCTACCTTGGTGACCATGGAGACCATGGCGCTGAGTGGTTGCTCCCCGTTGGTGTCCGTCACCACCATGTCGTCCCCGAAATCGCAGAAAAGCTGCCtaaaatttggggggggggggggcgggtcagAGGGAACCCAGGCATCTGGGGGACCCTATAGAAGGCACCCAGGCGTGCAGAGCACCCTATAGAAGGGGCCCAGGCATCCGGAGCACCCTATGGAAAGGACCCAGGCGTCGGGGGCACCCtatagaggggacccaggtgtcaggggcaccctatagaggggacccaggcatggggggcaccctatagaggggacccaggtggccagaGCACCCTATAGAAGGGACACAAGCATCTGGAGCACCCtatagaggggacccaggtgtcggGGGCACCCtacagaggggacccaggcgtggGGGGCACCCTATAGAAGGGACACAGGCACGTGGAGCACCCtatagaggggacccaggtggcgGGGGCACCCTATAGAGGGGACCTAGGTGGCGGGGGCACCCTACACAGGGGACCCAGGCGTGGGGGGCACCCTACAcaggggacccaggtggccagaGCACCCTATAGAAGGGACACAGGCATCTGGAGCACCCtatagaggggacccaggcatccaagGGGCACCCTATCGAGGGGACCAAGGTGTCCAGCGCACCCTATAGAAGGGACACAGGCATCTGGAGCACCCtatagaggggacccaggtgtcagGGGCACCCTATAGAGGGAACCCAGGCATGGGGGGCACCCtatagaggggacccaggtggccagaGCACCCTATAGAAGGGACACAAGCATCTGGAGCACCCtatagaggggacccaggtgtcagGGGCATCCtatagaggggacccaggtggccagaGCACCCTATAGAAGGGACACAAGCATCTGGAGCACCCtatagaggggacccaggcatggggggcaccctatagaggggacccaggcgtggggggcaccctatagaggggacccaggtggccagaGCACCCTATAGAAGGGACACAGGCACGTGGAGCACCCTATAGAGGGGACCCAGGTAGCGGGGGGCACCCTACACAGGGGACCCAGGCGTGGGGGGCACCCTACAcaggggacccaggtggccagaGCACCCTATAGAAGGGACACAGGCATCTGGAGCACCCtatagaggggacccaggcatccagggggCACCCTATCGAGGGGACCAAGGTGTCCAGCGCACCCTATAGAAGGGACACAGGCATCTGGAGCACCCtatagaggggacccaggcatcggGGGCACCCTGtagaggggacccaggtggccagaGCACCCTATAGAAGGGACACAGGCATCTGGAGCACCCtatagaggggacccaggcgtcggGGGCACCCTATAGAAGGCACCCAGGTGTCCAGGGCACCCTctagaggggacccaggtgtccaggagaCCACCCAAAACGGAACCAGGTACCTGGGGCACCCTATAGAAGGCAcccagggtgtgggggggggacaccctatAGAAGGGGCCCAGCTCACCCGAAAAGCCCACGGGTGTCGGCCACCACCAGCTTGATGCCGCGGCTGTGACAGAAATCCCCGACCCAGAGCTGCTCCTCCAGCGACGAGTTGGTCAGAACCACCACCTGCGCGGAGACAGGCGGCCAGCCCTCTGTGCGcgtccccccccaccgccgggGGCGGGGTGACAAGCGGCCAGACacggggacagagggacaggaagTGACAGGGGGGCGGGGTGGGTTGTAGGGGGGGGGCGGACGCACAACCGGGCAGACGGACGCCGAATGGGACGTGGAGAGCCTCAGACGCAGAAAataggggggtggagggggggttgtgggggtcCTGGGCGGGGTACAGGGGGTTCGTAGGGGGGTACAGGCGGCCACGGAGGAACAATGAGCCACAGGAAGGTACAGGCGGACGCACAACCGGGCAGACAGACACCCAAACAGGCCCCAGGGGCAGTCGTGGGGTGGCCACCTCTGTCCCAGTGGCATGACTGTCCCCgaggaggggggacagggggcaTTTGGGGGTCCGGCTGTCCCCAGGTGGTGACAGTCAGCCACAGCAGGTACAGAGGTACAGTCGGCCACGTGGAAGACGGTCGGCCGCCCAAATAAATGCCTTTAAGGCTGGTTTGGGGGCAGAAAAGGGGGGCACAGATGGGGTACAGGGACATGTGGGGGGGTATGGGGGATCCCCAGGGGGTGACAGTCGGCCACAGCAGGTACAGTCGGCCACATCAAAGACAGTCGGACGCCCAATTAGGCGGCTTTAAGGCTGGTTTGGGGGGCAGAAAAGGGGGGCACAGATTGGGTGCAGGGACATGTGGGGGGGTATGGGGAGATGTGGGGAGTACGGGGATCCCCAGGGGGTGACAGTCGGCCACAGCAGGTACAGTCGGCCACATCAAAGACAGTCGGACGCCCAATTAGGCGGCTTTAAGGCTGGTTTGGGGGCAGAAAAGGGGGGGCACAgatgggggacggggacacgtgGGGGGGTATGGGGAGATGTGGGGcggcagggggagatgtggggaggtgtgtggggggggtacAGGCGGTGGGGGTTGTACCTGGAAGGGGGCCAGCAGGTCCTGGCTGAGGGGCTGGCGGGTGCTGGTGACGGCCACGTAGGCGTTGAGCTCGGCCAAGCGGGGCAGCGTGGCCTCCGCCCGGTTCTGCCCCACATCTTCCCTCCCGCAGGtagaacttgggggggggggggagaggaagaaggggggggTCAAGTTAATTAATTATCCTCCAGATTAACTAGttaccctgggggggggggcacaagccTCCTAACGAGCCCCAATAATGTCTCAAGGGAGGGATTAGTTACCCCAGGAGCAGCATTTAGGTCCCCCGGGCAACCCCaatccccccccaaaataatCCCTCGTAGCAGCTAATTATCTCCTCAATTAACTAATTACTGCTCCAGATTAATTAATTACTCTGGGGGGGGGCGCACTTAACTCCCCTAAATACCCCCAAacaacaattccagggatggatTAATTATCCCAGGAGGGGCATTTAGCTCCCCTAGGCCACACAATCACCCCACAAAATAACCCCTCATAGGGGCTAATTACCTTCCAAATTAACTAATTAAACCCCCTGCATTGGGGGGGGCACAAGCCCCCTAACGAGCCCCAATAATGTCTCATGGGAGGGATTAATTACCCCAGGAGGGGCATTTAGCTCCCCTGGGGCAACCCAATGCCCccacaaaatcactttttctacTGACTAATTACAGCCCTAGTTAATTAATCAGCCCCCACATTAATTAGttatgctgggggggggggtcacctaACTCCCCAAAAGACCCCCAATAACGCCTCCGGGGAGGGATTAATTACCCCTGAAGGGCACTTAATTTGCCCCAGTCGTGCAAAAACCCGCCCCCTACGGTGCTAACCTGCCCCAGAAGAAAACGCTAATTaacctggagctgggggggggggggggggtaattaAGCTTGGGGCTTAATTAACTCACCTGGGAGGCGAGGTCAGGCCAGGCAGCGGGTTGGGGGTCATGGAGGGTGACGGATTtggaccccccccagcaccaggtTTTTGGCTATTTCCACTCCCAGACCCCGCAGCCCCGACACCAGGACGTTGGACGTCTGCATCCGCTTCATCGCCTCGTGGCCCAGCACGTACCTGGGGGGGggcacaaaaaaaagaaggggggggggtccccaaatcCTTACAGGCCCCCCAGGGTCtcctgcgccccccccccgcccgcccgccccccccccgggccgtgGAAAGGGCTAAAGGTGTCTGGGAGGGATCCAGGGGGTCTGGGgagcgcgccccccccccccccccccccccccccaatccttgggacacccccccccacccatggGCCCCCCCGCCAAGTTCATAGGGACCCCCCCCCAAGCACCCATTAGAGCCCCCCCCCAACGCCCACAGGGGagcccccccaacacccccaggagggacccaagggtccagggaccccccccaatCCATAGGGACCCCTCCAAGCACCCACAGAGCCCCCCCCAATCCATAGGGACCCCCCCAAAGTCTATAGGgtcccccccaacacccccaggaGGGACCCAAGGGTCCAGGGAGCCCCCCCCCCAATCCATAGGGACCCCTCCAAGCACCCATAGAGCCCCCCCCCCAATCCATAGGGACCCCCCCAAAATCTACAGGGGTCCCCCCCCCAACAACCCTAGGAGGGATCCAGGGGACCAGGG
The genomic region above belongs to Rissa tridactyla isolate bRisTri1 unplaced genomic scaffold, bRisTri1.patW.cur.20221130 scaffold_397, whole genome shotgun sequence and contains:
- the UBA1 gene encoding LOW QUALITY PROTEIN: ubiquitin-like modifier-activating enzyme 1 (The sequence of the model RefSeq protein was modified relative to this genomic sequence to represent the inferred CDS: inserted 1 base in 1 codon; deleted 2 bases in 2 codons), translated to MKRMQTSNVLVSGLRGLGVEIAKNLVLGGVKSVTLHDPQPAAWPDLASQFYLREEDVGQNRAEATLPRLAELNAYVAVTSTRQPLSQDLLAPFQVVVLTNSSLEEQLWVGDFCHSRGIKLVVADTRGLFGQLFCDFGDDMVVTDTNGEQPLSAMVSMVTKGCPGEVTCLDEARHGFETGDFVTFTEVEGMEELNSCGPVEIRVLGPYTFSIGDTSGFGDYVRGGIVTQVKMPKHICFKRLREALVEPELMMTDFGKAERPPIMHWGWQALHRFIRQHGRPPRPRHQGDAAEVVALTREVAPGAQLDEDLLRELAFQATGDLAPVNAFIGGLAAQEVMKAVSGKFTPITQWLYFDALECLPEDNKETVLTEEQCRPRNSRYDGQIAVFGADLQAKLGAQKYFVVGAGAIGCELLKNFAMVGLGCGPEGCVTVTDMDTIEKSNLNRQFLFRPWDVTKLKSERAAAAVQEMNPALRVSSRPDRVGPDTERVYDDDFFEALDGVANALDNVDARLYMDRRCVYYRKPLLESGTLGTKGNVQVVIPFLSESYSSSQDPPEKAIPICTLKNFPNAIEHTLQWARDEFEGLFKQPAENVNQYLTDPKFLERTLRLAGTQPLEVLEAVQRSLVSERPRAWPDCVAWACRHWHRQYSNNIRQLLHNFPPGQKTNSGTLFWSGPKRCPHPLTFNPDNPLHLDYVMAAANLFAQSYGIEGSRDRGAVAELLRHVHVPPFAPKAGVRIHVSDQELQSATAALDDGRLEELKASLPSPEELPGFRMFPIDFEKDDDTNFHMDFIVAASNLRAENYDIPPADRHKSKLIAGKIIPAIATTTGAVVGLACLELYKLVQGHRRLASYKNAFLNLALPXSEPLACPRNKYYEVEWTLWDRFEVQGLQPDGQEMTLRQFLAYFKKEHRLEITMLSQGVSMLYSFFMPAAKLRERHDQPMTEIVARVSKKKVGRHVKALVFELCCNDDTDADIEVPYVRYTIR